Proteins from one Sabethes cyaneus chromosome 2, idSabCyanKW18_F2, whole genome shotgun sequence genomic window:
- the LOC128735707 gene encoding general odorant-binding protein 56d-like — protein sequence MKSFAIILCVILSVCQIKAYSLDQRQQGDIFALECLAETGVNPTSIALLKVGDFSADDQRSKCFVRCFFEKEGFMNSKGDLLTESMVDALASDFEREKVAAVLSKCQVEEQKDACDTAFKVYECLYKNKDSL from the exons ATGAAAAGTTTCGCGATAATTCTCTGTGTGATTCTATCCGTTTGCCAAATAAAG GCGTACTCCCTGGACCAGCGTCAACAAGGTGACATTTTCGCGCTGGAATGCCTCGCAGAAACCGGAGTAAATCCAACTTCGATAGCCCTGCTCAAGGTGGGCGATTTTTCAGCCGACGATCAGCGGTCCAAGTGCTTCGTGcgatgcttttttgaaaaggaAGGATTTATGAACAGCAAAGGCGATTTACTGACCGAAAGCATGGTTGATGCATTGGCTAGTGATTTTGAACGAGAGAAAGTAGCAGCGGTGCTGTCGAAATGTCAAGTGGAAGAGCAGAAGGATGCCTGTGATACTGCTTTCAAAGTTTACGAGTGTTTGTACAAAAACAAGGACAGTTTATGA
- the LOC128735708 gene encoding general odorant-binding protein 56d-like yields the protein MKPVKASLCCMLIAIVSVNALPPASKAEIRRNIRVCAKGNGVSSQSALRVLKGNFFDDSDNIKCFIKCMFSSMGFIDENDEVNEDAIREKVMEHMSSDEADTLHEKCNITGKDLCDTSFLVYKCIFENYEVSSDMMDF from the exons ATGAAACCCGTCAAAGCTTCCCTGTGCTGCATGCTGATTGCTATCGTTTCGGTAAAC GCGCTGCCACCGGCGAGCAAAGCTGAAATCCGACGGAACATTCGCGTGTGCGCCAAAGGGAACGGCGTGTCGAGTCAAAGCGCGCTACGGGTGCTGAAGGGAAATTTCTTCGATGATAGCGATAACATCAAG TGCTTTATCAAGTGTATGTTCAGTAGCATGGGATTCATCGACGAGAACGATGAGGTCAACGAGGACGCAATCCGGGAAAAGGTGATGGAACACATGAGCTCGGACGAAGCGGACACCCTACACGAAAAGTGTAACATCACCGGCAAGGATCTGTGTGACACTTCGTTCCTGGTGTACAAGTGCATCTTCGAAAATTATGAAGTCTCATCGGACATGATGGATTTCTGA